One genomic segment of Zymoseptoria tritici IPO323 chromosome 5, whole genome shotgun sequence includes these proteins:
- the Mg77997 gene encoding UDP-N-acetylglucosamine:dolichyl phosphate N-acetylglucosamine-1-phosphate transferase-like protein (UDP-N-acetylglucosamine:dolichyl phosphate N-acetylglucosamine-1-phosphate transferase belongs to Glycosyl transferase, family 4) — protein sequence MQPLSGTEVYSLGILSVACIAILINAWQSDGEPLYASLAISGLAFAFSYAVIRWTGDVFLKRGYKGKDLSKKNPIELPELMGLISALVYLLAIINFLPFAFKRDMIQVTSAAGNMDAILEAQQLETGRFLHRFPLRKARRLTRILPCHLASYGFAYGTLASTIILGFLDDSFDMRWRHKFFIPAFAVLPMLGLYYVDFGITHVVVPLPLRGYLGELIDLGGLYYAYMAAIAIFCPNSINILAGVNGIEVGQSLVIASLIALNDALYLLPTVQQPHPAAESHLFSIYLLLPFIGVSLALLRHNWFPAQVFVGDTYCYFAGMLFAVVGILGHFSKTLLLLLIPQIFNFVYSAPQLFALVPCPRHRMPRFNARTGLLEASVATFDTKPLRPIVGEVLKILHTLKLLRVKVDATTGRVLETSNFTILNLWLVWRGPLREDRLALEILAMQTACGLAGLWIRHSLALLLFTADNR from the exons ATGCAGCCCCTGAGCGGCACAGAAGTGTATTCATTGGGGATTCTGTCCGTCGCTTGCatcgccatcctcatcaacgCTTGGCAAAGTGATGGCGAGCCTCTTTACGCGTCACTCGCCATCAGTGGTCTTGCATTTGCATTTTCCTACGCGGTAATACGATGGACGGGCGATGTCTTCCTCAAGCGAGGCTACAAGGGAAAAGATCTCTCCAAGAAGAATCCCATTGAATT ACCGGAGTTGATGGGACTGATCAGCGCCTTGgtctacctcctcgccatcatcaaTTTCCTGCCGTTTGCCTTCAAGCGAGACATGATCCAGGTGACGTCTGCGGCGGGAAACATGGATGCGATATTGGAGGCACAGCAGCTCGAGACAGGCCGATTTCTCCACCGCTTCCCCCTGAGAAAGGCAAGGCGACTTACCCGCATCCTGCCGTGTCAC CTCGCCTCCTATGGTTTCGCATACGGAACGCTGGCATCTACGATCATCCTCGGCTTCCTGGACGATTCTTTTGACATGCGATGGAGACACAAGTTCTTCATCCCGGCATTTGCGGTCCTGCCCATGCTCGGTCTGTACTATGTGGACTTTGGAATCACGCATGTCGTGGTTCCCCTCCCACTGCGTGGGTATCTGGGGGAGCTCATCGACCTCGGTGGGTTGTACTACGCTTACATGGCAGCCATTGCGATATTCTGTCCCAACAGCATCAACATCCTAGCAGGGGTGAACGGGATCGAAGTCGGTCAGTCTTTGGTGATTGCATCTTTGATTGCTTTGAACGATGCGTTGTACCTACTACCGACGGTACAGCAACCGCATCCCGCAGCGGAGTCACATCTGTTCAGCATCTACCTGCTGCTGCCGTTCATCGGAGTCTCGCTTGCGCTGCTGCGGCACAACTGGTTCCCTGCACAGGTGTTCGTCGGAGACACATACTGCTATTTCGCAGGCATGCTGTTCGCCGTGGTGGGCATCCTGGGACACTTCAGCAAGACCTTGCTCCTCCTGCTCATCCCCCAGATCTTCAACTTTGTGTACTCGGCACCGCAGCTGTTTGCTCTGGTCCCGTGTCCGCGTCACAGAATGCCACGTTTCAATGCGCGGACCGGGCTGCTGGAAGCTTCGGTTGCGACGTTCGACACGAAACCACTGCGGCCGATTGTCGGTGAAGTGCTGAAGATTCTGCACACCCTCAAACTGCTGCGGGTCAAGGTGGATGCGACGACGGGAAGGGTACTTGAAACGAGCAACTTTACCATCTTGAACCTGTGGCTGGTCTGGAGGGGTCCACTCCGCGAGGACAGGTTGGCCTTGGAGATTCTGGCGATGCAGACCGCCTGTGGTCTGGCCGGGCTGTGGATCCGGCACAGTTTGGCTCTCCTCCTGTTTACTGCGGACAATAGATGA